One window of Chamaesiphon minutus PCC 6605 genomic DNA carries:
- the cbiQ gene encoding cobalt ECF transporter T component CbiQ: MHIHIDTLAYRNRLRHLPPAQKLCFAIVMLLLALVTHYPIQLAILGWMSVWIVFHAGIPYRIYTAMMLGVMTFLITGIPALAIEYTSSISPDIRADSWGQIGVWGGQLYLSRQGTFQALAVSIRSLASTSTLFFIILTIPAIDLATLCQKIGCPPILIELSLLVYRFIFLLADTAQKIVTAQVSRGGYRTHRIRINSLNLLVRQLIQRTASRYQQSILSINARGFNGEFRFWQPVADRYSWRYATESIVGCSILIIGEILYRSYV; the protein is encoded by the coding sequence GTGCATATTCATATCGATACTCTTGCCTATAGAAATCGTCTCCGCCACTTGCCACCCGCTCAAAAGCTCTGTTTTGCGATCGTCATGCTGTTGCTGGCGTTGGTAACTCACTATCCCATCCAACTGGCGATTCTGGGGTGGATGAGCGTTTGGATTGTATTCCATGCTGGCATTCCCTACCGCATTTATACTGCGATGATGCTGGGGGTAATGACATTTCTAATTACGGGGATACCAGCTCTAGCGATCGAATATACTAGCTCGATCTCGCCAGACATCCGCGCCGATTCTTGGGGACAAATCGGTGTCTGGGGCGGACAACTCTATCTGAGCCGTCAGGGCACGTTTCAGGCACTCGCGGTTTCGATTCGATCGCTTGCGAGTACCTCCACGCTATTTTTTATTATCTTGACAATTCCGGCGATCGATCTAGCTACGCTCTGCCAAAAAATTGGTTGTCCGCCGATTCTCATCGAGCTATCGTTATTAGTCTATCGCTTTATTTTTCTATTGGCAGATACCGCCCAAAAAATTGTTACCGCTCAAGTTTCGCGCGGTGGTTATCGCACTCATCGGATCAGGATAAACAGCTTAAATTTATTAGTTCGGCAGTTAATTCAGCGGACGGCTAGCCGCTATCAGCAGTCGATCCTCAGCATTAATGCTAGAGGTTTCAATGGAGAGTTTCGGTTTTGGCAACCTGTCGCCGATCGATATTCATGGCGTTATGCCACAGAATCGATCGTCGGTTGCTCGATCCTGATTATTGGAGAAATTTTGTACCGCAGCTATGTCTGA
- a CDS encoding serine/threonine-protein kinase produces MTILCPNGHENPDTNRFCQSCGIQIATPVNTAMTAGIILGNRYRITKEIGQGGFGRTYQCEDINRFNELCVLKEFAPQVQGTAFLTKAQELFEREGGVMYGLQHPQIPKFREMFRENRGGVGQLFLVQDYVAGNNYQQLLRQKRKQGKTFTEAEMTDFLVQILPVLGYIHSLGVIHRDISPDNLIRRESDGLPVLIDFGGVKQVAVTVATQYMSGANNAENNNSYVPTRLGKVGYAPNEQIQRGVVSPHSDLYALAATTLVLLTGKEPSDLIDPQNFTWNWREHISLTPKLASVLDRMVQLRPNDRFASAQDILTALQYPELPISPVPPLPPPPKPLQPPVNSNPKIPQTVATGTKKNPVATPIPPTVVTATKEEQSNNSNAGAKNPSLLAIVGKTWMFIAAVVGAIALGWLVASLSAKFRPSFNSPNRSTSLPHLPSQPSQPSKFAKALLDSRMKN; encoded by the coding sequence ATGACCATACTTTGCCCTAACGGACACGAAAACCCTGACACCAACCGATTTTGTCAATCGTGCGGCATTCAGATTGCTACCCCTGTCAATACTGCCATGACAGCGGGCATCATTCTGGGCAATCGCTATCGGATTACCAAAGAAATCGGACAGGGTGGTTTTGGGCGTACTTACCAGTGTGAAGACATCAATCGATTTAACGAACTGTGCGTCCTCAAAGAATTTGCGCCCCAAGTACAGGGAACGGCATTTCTTACCAAAGCGCAGGAATTATTCGAGCGCGAAGGTGGAGTGATGTATGGACTCCAACATCCCCAAATTCCCAAGTTTCGCGAAATGTTTCGCGAAAATCGCGGCGGGGTGGGACAGTTATTTTTAGTTCAAGATTATGTTGCGGGTAATAATTATCAGCAACTCCTCCGCCAAAAGCGCAAACAGGGGAAAACTTTTACCGAAGCCGAAATGACCGATTTTCTGGTGCAGATTTTGCCAGTACTGGGTTATATTCACTCGCTCGGCGTCATCCATCGTGATATTTCTCCCGATAATTTAATCCGACGCGAAAGCGATGGATTGCCAGTACTGATCGATTTTGGCGGAGTCAAGCAAGTCGCCGTCACCGTGGCAACCCAATACATGTCTGGTGCAAATAACGCCGAAAATAATAATAGCTACGTCCCTACCCGCTTGGGAAAAGTCGGCTACGCTCCTAACGAGCAAATCCAACGCGGTGTGGTTTCGCCCCATAGCGACTTATACGCGCTTGCGGCGACGACATTGGTGTTATTGACAGGCAAAGAGCCATCAGATTTGATCGATCCGCAAAACTTTACCTGGAACTGGCGCGAGCATATCAGCTTAACTCCCAAATTAGCATCCGTTCTCGATCGAATGGTTCAACTACGTCCCAACGATCGCTTTGCATCGGCACAGGATATCCTCACAGCCTTGCAATATCCAGAATTGCCAATTTCACCCGTACCACCGTTACCGCCACCTCCAAAGCCCTTACAGCCGCCAGTAAATAGCAATCCCAAAATTCCCCAGACAGTTGCCACTGGTACCAAAAAAAATCCGGTCGCCACGCCGATCCCGCCCACAGTTGTAACTGCTACTAAAGAAGAACAGTCCAACAATTCTAATGCAGGAGCGAAGAATCCATCGCTACTAGCGATCGTCGGTAAAACGTGGATGTTCATTGCAGCGGTGGTCGGTGCGATCGCTCTTGGCTGGCTGGTTGCGAGTCTTAGTGCCAAATTCCGTCCATCATTTAACTCGCCAAATCGATCGACTTCACTGCCGCATTTACCGAGCCAGCCTTCCCAGCCTAGCAAGTTCGCAAAGGCGTTGCTGGATTCAAGGATGAAGAACTAG
- a CDS encoding tetratricopeptide repeat protein: protein MSSKISRWAGTIGIGAIVLLGQSIANAKNSVELVNTSNPSAVAISVSRGQGSGDYFSSALRKQKQGDARGALADYNRAIKLNSRNANAYYNRGLLKATKLQDDQGALADYNRAIQLKPNYDAAYNNRANLKAALQDYQGALADYNRAIQIRPRNANAYYNRGVLKYANLKDRAGGISDLQKAAKLSQRQGNTQDYQAANDLLQQWQQTSGN, encoded by the coding sequence ATGTCATCTAAAATCTCACGGTGGGCGGGAACGATCGGCATTGGCGCGATCGTTCTCCTCGGACAATCGATTGCCAATGCTAAAAATTCGGTGGAATTGGTAAATACATCAAACCCGAGCGCAGTAGCGATATCTGTCTCTAGGGGACAGGGTTCTGGCGATTACTTTTCATCAGCATTACGCAAACAAAAGCAAGGAGACGCTCGTGGCGCATTAGCTGATTACAATCGCGCCATTAAACTCAATTCCAGAAATGCGAATGCTTACTACAATCGCGGTTTGCTCAAAGCAACGAAACTCCAAGACGACCAGGGCGCGCTAGCTGACTACAATCGCGCCATTCAACTCAAGCCCAATTATGACGCTGCCTACAACAATCGAGCCAATCTCAAAGCCGCACTCCAAGATTATCAAGGCGCACTAGCTGACTACAATCGCGCCATTCAAATCAGACCCAGAAATGCAAATGCTTACTACAATCGCGGCGTACTCAAGTACGCTAACTTAAAAGATCGCGCTGGCGGCATCTCAGATCTGCAAAAAGCCGCTAAACTATCCCAACGACAAGGCAATACCCAAGACTATCAAGCAGCCAACGACCTACTACAGCAATGGCAGCAGACTAGCGGGAATTAA
- the rnhA gene encoding ribonuclease HI, with protein MSRITNLYTDGACSGNPGPGGWAAVAYFDDGSCHELGGRDSATTNNRMEMQAAISALEFFVTNDRAEPCVVYTDSEYLIKGITQWVKGWKKKGWKTASGKPVLNQDLWETLDRLDRQVQSQTKAPVSWQHVRGHSGNVGNERCDTIARGFSSGQPPKLRQRSIVETSEPAPVTRTPSEPLPIPSLPDLHTAPMLEEQIIHPDSTEHIPREVRVAHLHHLIDTLRIADEIAKSSYLIASSELADLMDINASAVTSRGDRWAWRNWIVSRVRREGNQILWQLERVDGE; from the coding sequence ATGAGTAGAATTACCAACTTATATACAGACGGAGCTTGTTCTGGAAATCCTGGCCCCGGTGGCTGGGCTGCGGTTGCGTACTTTGATGATGGTAGCTGTCACGAGTTGGGCGGACGCGATAGCGCGACCACTAACAATCGGATGGAAATGCAAGCCGCCATCTCCGCACTGGAATTCTTTGTCACTAACGATCGAGCCGAACCATGCGTGGTCTATACCGATAGTGAATACCTGATTAAAGGCATCACCCAATGGGTCAAAGGTTGGAAAAAAAAGGGGTGGAAAACTGCCTCGGGTAAACCAGTCCTCAATCAAGACTTATGGGAAACACTCGACAGACTCGATCGCCAGGTGCAATCTCAAACTAAAGCACCCGTGTCTTGGCAACACGTCCGAGGTCATTCGGGCAATGTCGGTAACGAACGCTGCGATACGATCGCTAGGGGCTTTTCTAGCGGTCAGCCACCCAAATTGCGGCAACGCTCGATCGTCGAGACATCGGAGCCAGCTCCAGTCACACGGACACCTTCAGAGCCGCTCCCTATTCCCTCTCTACCGGATCTGCATACAGCCCCCATGTTAGAAGAACAGATTATTCATCCCGACAGTACCGAACACATTCCGCGTGAAGTCAGAGTCGCTCATCTGCACCATCTGATCGATACTTTGCGGATCGCGGATGAAATTGCTAAAAGTAGCTATTTGATTGCTAGTTCCGAATTAGCCGATCTGATGGATATCAATGCTAGCGCGGTCACTAGTCGCGGCGACAGATGGGCATGGCGCAATTGGATCGTCTCTAGGGTCCGCCGTGAAGGCAACCAAATCCTCTGGCAATTAGAACGCGTTGATGGGGAGTAG
- a CDS encoding energy-coupling factor ABC transporter ATP-binding protein translates to MSEYLLEFQDIYYSYPMATAPTLQGLSLRLPKYKKTALIGQNGCGKSTMFLIADGLVKPDRGVVTLDNLPLSFDRAALKRWRQRVGLVFQDPEQQLVAPTVAADISYGLYNQGLSEAKVAAKVTQTLSDFNLKNLAMSPLQHLSLGQKKRVSIAGVMALKPDLLLLDEPTAYLDPVQTRNLLTELESIAKLGTTLLIATHDLDFVYQWADWVLVMERGRLIAEGETITVFTQLQSMPDFALGMPILWQMWSRFADKMPSVPAPRSIDEFTTYLEKYRFKN, encoded by the coding sequence ATGTCTGAATATTTGCTGGAGTTTCAGGACATTTATTATAGTTACCCGATGGCAACGGCTCCAACATTACAAGGGTTGAGCTTGCGATTGCCTAAGTATAAAAAGACTGCATTAATCGGTCAAAATGGCTGTGGTAAATCGACGATGTTTCTGATTGCCGATGGGTTGGTTAAACCCGATCGAGGTGTGGTGACATTAGATAATTTACCACTGAGTTTCGATCGCGCTGCACTCAAAAGATGGCGACAACGCGTTGGCTTAGTATTTCAAGATCCGGAACAACAGCTCGTCGCCCCAACTGTCGCCGCAGATATTTCTTATGGACTGTACAATCAAGGTTTATCGGAAGCAAAAGTAGCCGCCAAAGTAACTCAAACTCTCAGCGATTTTAATTTAAAAAACTTGGCAATGTCTCCACTTCAGCACCTCAGTTTGGGTCAAAAAAAACGAGTGAGTATTGCCGGAGTAATGGCATTAAAACCAGATTTGTTATTATTAGACGAACCTACAGCTTACCTCGATCCCGTACAAACGCGCAATTTATTGACAGAACTAGAATCGATCGCCAAATTGGGGACGACGTTACTAATTGCTACCCATGATTTAGATTTTGTCTATCAGTGGGCAGATTGGGTATTAGTAATGGAACGGGGACGACTGATTGCTGAGGGTGAAACTATTACAGTTTTTACACAGCTCCAATCGATGCCAGATTTTGCCTTGGGAATGCCCATCTTATGGCAGATGTGGTCGCGCTTTGCCGACAAAATGCCCTCAGTTCCCGCCCCTAGATCGATCGATGAATTTACTACTTATCTAGAAAAATATCGCTTCAAAAATTAG
- a CDS encoding photosystem I psaG / psaK: MLNNLIIAAIPHTEPWRFHTAFIMSAANLLAVAIVEWKFSLTARSAAIDTGGTPSLTAGKPELLANFNLSKLIAAMSFGHILGVGLVLGLTNVGII; encoded by the coding sequence TTGTTAAATAACTTAATCATTGCCGCGATTCCGCACACCGAACCTTGGCGATTTCATACTGCATTTATTATGAGTGCAGCTAACTTATTAGCCGTGGCGATCGTCGAGTGGAAATTCAGTCTCACTGCTCGATCTGCGGCGATCGATACTGGTGGCACCCCTAGTTTAACCGCTGGCAAACCCGAGCTGTTGGCAAATTTTAATTTATCCAAATTAATTGCGGCAATGAGTTTCGGACACATCCTGGGGGTTGGATTGGTACTCGGACTAACTAATGTGGGGATAATTTAA
- a CDS encoding energy-coupling factor ABC transporter substrate-binding protein, producing the protein MQKPSINVWLLTGAAILSLAPVLIHQGKEFKATDSINVTAIEQVKPGYKPWLEPIIKPSGGEVETFLFATQAAIGSGVTCYILGLYKGRTERRKAEEVPTTVEYRD; encoded by the coding sequence ATGCAGAAACCATCAATTAATGTCTGGTTATTAACTGGTGCGGCGATCTTATCGCTGGCTCCGGTACTAATACATCAGGGTAAAGAATTTAAAGCAACAGATAGTATCAATGTCACCGCGATCGAACAAGTCAAGCCCGGTTACAAACCCTGGCTCGAGCCGATTATTAAGCCTTCTGGTGGCGAAGTCGAAACCTTTTTATTTGCCACTCAAGCCGCGATCGGATCGGGAGTCACTTGTTATATTTTAGGCTTATATAAAGGTCGCACCGAACGCCGCAAAGCAGAAGAAGTGCCTACAACCGTTGAATATCGAGATTAG
- a CDS encoding phosphoribosylanthranilate isomerase: MRIKICGITTIEQGIEIAQMGATDLGFICVPSSPRYLNLTQLAAIVPPLTEVANTVGVFADFSVATIAHVVALTSLDTVQLHGTESIEFCQELRQALPETEIIKVWRIRTNSDLELIQTYNHVVDGLLLDAYHPDALGGTGQTLDWQQLSDFAPPIPWLLAGGLTPDNIDTALSQLHPDGIDLSSGVEVSPGRKNLDLVDRLFANLQSRLG, translated from the coding sequence ATGCGGATTAAAATTTGTGGAATTACCACGATCGAGCAAGGAATCGAGATCGCCCAGATGGGTGCGACGGATTTGGGGTTTATTTGCGTGCCGAGTTCTCCCCGGTATCTGAATTTGACTCAATTAGCGGCAATTGTGCCGCCGCTAACTGAAGTAGCAAATACCGTTGGCGTGTTTGCCGATTTTTCGGTAGCGACGATCGCTCACGTTGTAGCACTTACCAGTCTAGATACAGTCCAACTACACGGTACCGAGTCGATCGAATTTTGCCAAGAGTTACGCCAAGCTCTACCAGAGACGGAAATTATCAAAGTATGGCGGATTCGCACCAATAGCGATCTCGAACTCATCCAGACTTACAACCATGTTGTCGATGGGTTGCTGCTAGATGCCTATCACCCCGATGCGCTCGGCGGTACGGGACAGACATTAGACTGGCAGCAGTTGTCAGATTTTGCACCGCCGATTCCTTGGCTGCTGGCTGGCGGGTTGACTCCCGATAATATCGATACGGCACTAAGCCAACTCCACCCCGATGGGATCGATCTTTCGAGTGGGGTAGAAGTCTCTCCAGGTAGGAAAAATTTAGATTTAGTCGATCGATTATTTGCCAATTTACAGAGTAGATTAGGCTAA
- a CDS encoding energy-coupling factor ABC transporter permease, translating to MTAYRYRKVATLLAMVGLSGYLVVGSPTPAQAMHIAEGYLPVQWAIFWWVAAIPFFVLGLRSITRITQAHPELKVLLALAGAFTFVLSALKIPSVNGSSSHPTGTGLGTILFGPLAMSVMGGLVLLFQAILLAHGGLTTLGANAFSMAIVGPMVAYVVYNAIAKTGYQKIAVFCASMLEDLCTYLVTAVQLALAFPAVQGGFMAAFIKFVSVFAITQIPLAISEGLLTLLVWNWLQEYGQQELKTLRLFQQGKNLDAETIN from the coding sequence ATGACTGCATATCGGTATCGAAAGGTTGCTACATTACTAGCAATGGTTGGCTTGAGCGGCTATTTAGTAGTTGGTTCGCCTACCCCAGCTCAGGCTATGCACATTGCCGAAGGCTATTTACCCGTTCAGTGGGCGATATTTTGGTGGGTAGCTGCGATCCCCTTCTTTGTGTTGGGTTTGCGATCGATTACGCGCATTACCCAAGCTCATCCAGAACTCAAAGTCCTCCTAGCATTAGCTGGAGCCTTTACCTTCGTCCTCTCCGCACTCAAAATTCCTTCGGTTAATGGTAGTAGCTCTCACCCCACCGGGACGGGACTGGGGACGATTTTATTTGGCCCGCTGGCCATGTCGGTGATGGGTGGATTAGTCTTGTTATTCCAAGCAATTTTACTCGCACATGGGGGGCTGACAACATTAGGTGCAAACGCCTTTTCGATGGCTATTGTCGGCCCGATGGTTGCTTATGTCGTCTACAATGCGATCGCCAAAACCGGATATCAGAAAATTGCGGTCTTCTGCGCCTCAATGTTAGAAGATTTGTGTACTTATCTAGTTACGGCGGTGCAATTAGCTCTAGCTTTTCCAGCAGTACAGGGTGGATTCATGGCGGCTTTTATTAAATTTGTGAGTGTATTTGCCATTACCCAAATCCCCTTAGCCATTAGTGAAGGTTTATTAACCTTGCTAGTATGGAACTGGTTGCAAGAGTACGGTCAACAGGAATTGAAAACACTCAGACTATTTCAACAGGGCAAAAATTTAGATGCAGAAACCATCAATTAA
- a CDS encoding DNA polymerase III subunit gamma/tau — protein MAYIPLHHKYRPQTFADLVGQEAISTTLTNALRLEKIAPAYLFTGPRGTGKTSSARILAKSLNCMASDVPTAQPCGKCETCSAIAVGAALDIIEIDAASNTGVDNIRELIERAQYAPVQCRYKVYIIDECHMLTTAAFNSLLKTLEEPPDRVVFVLATTDPQRVLPTIISRCQRFDYRRIPVEAMVKHLTYIAGNESIEIDAASIKLIAQIAQGGLRDAESLLDRLSLLSGEITPDRVYDAIGSVPERDLLDILQSIDRADPEQLLDRTRQILERGKEPLTVLQNLAGCYRDLTIAKTAPQRADLVALTSESWTELAKIAKTWQLSQILTGQKHLKDSEIQLKHTTQPQLWLEIAILGLLELKQRSASTPPSVAAIPAGTIATPTAPTVTSQPAQQPMATLPEQGHKIPPPAAIAAPANAIATEDITATWERVLQQLLPASRDLFKPFGTLISISEAQAVVAMKSSTMQTIAAGKVPELAKVFSNMFGRSIAVKLEVLGKSQPQSSSLSPTPSPAAPPPVESPPVPVVTTPPPPVEPPPVPAIAAPPPVEPAPASAVTSPPPVEFRPAPATPLPVETPSDRAVLSPPDAGEDIIDNAMADDFTDDDEDLPESTIDLQPLAPARVELLDALSLPSSSAPADLFAESTDFAEPPDSIDLERAANSSADEPEEPEIDLELDLATNNVVKLFNGEIIDRGRELFDRIVNN, from the coding sequence ATGGCATATATACCTCTACATCATAAATATAGACCACAAACTTTCGCCGATCTGGTCGGGCAAGAGGCGATCTCTACGACCTTGACTAATGCACTGCGGCTGGAGAAGATTGCCCCAGCATACCTGTTTACTGGCCCACGGGGAACAGGTAAAACTTCTAGCGCGCGCATATTAGCCAAGTCTCTTAATTGTATGGCGTCTGATGTACCTACAGCACAACCTTGTGGTAAATGTGAGACGTGTAGCGCGATCGCCGTTGGTGCTGCGCTCGATATCATCGAAATCGATGCGGCTAGTAATACAGGTGTCGATAATATCCGCGAACTGATCGAACGCGCCCAATATGCCCCCGTCCAGTGTCGTTATAAGGTTTATATTATCGATGAATGTCACATGCTTACTACAGCAGCATTCAATTCGCTGCTAAAGACTTTAGAGGAGCCGCCCGATCGCGTAGTCTTCGTGTTGGCAACTACCGATCCGCAACGAGTTTTGCCGACGATTATTTCGCGTTGTCAGCGATTTGACTATCGGCGGATTCCCGTCGAGGCGATGGTAAAACACCTTACTTATATAGCTGGTAACGAAAGCATCGAGATTGACGCTGCTAGTATCAAGCTGATCGCCCAAATCGCTCAAGGTGGTTTGCGCGATGCCGAGAGCTTGCTTGATAGGCTGAGCTTACTTAGTGGCGAGATTACACCCGATCGAGTCTACGATGCGATCGGTTCGGTACCAGAGCGGGATTTACTAGATATTTTACAGTCGATCGATCGAGCCGATCCAGAGCAGTTACTCGATCGCACGCGCCAGATCCTCGAACGCGGCAAAGAACCCCTCACCGTACTCCAAAATCTGGCAGGCTGCTACCGCGATCTGACGATCGCCAAAACCGCCCCCCAACGCGCCGATTTAGTCGCTTTAACCAGTGAAAGTTGGACGGAACTAGCGAAAATTGCCAAAACTTGGCAACTGAGTCAGATCCTCACTGGACAAAAACATCTTAAAGATAGCGAAATTCAACTCAAGCACACCACCCAGCCGCAACTCTGGCTGGAAATCGCGATCTTAGGACTACTAGAACTCAAACAGCGATCGGCTTCAACTCCGCCTAGCGTAGCCGCTATACCTGCTGGAACTATTGCCACCCCAACCGCTCCCACAGTAACGAGTCAACCAGCGCAGCAGCCGATGGCAACGCTACCAGAGCAAGGGCACAAGATTCCCCCACCAGCAGCCATTGCAGCCCCAGCAAATGCGATCGCCACTGAAGACATCACCGCTACTTGGGAACGTGTCTTACAGCAGCTTCTACCTGCGAGTAGGGACTTGTTTAAACCCTTCGGGACGTTGATCTCGATTTCCGAAGCGCAAGCGGTAGTAGCGATGAAATCTAGTACGATGCAGACGATCGCTGCTGGCAAAGTCCCCGAATTAGCTAAAGTATTTAGCAATATGTTCGGACGCTCGATCGCCGTCAAACTAGAAGTCTTAGGTAAAAGCCAGCCTCAGTCTAGTTCGCTCTCACCCACCCCATCTCCCGCAGCTCCACCGCCTGTCGAATCTCCTCCAGTTCCAGTAGTAACGACGCCACCGCCACCCGTCGAACCCCCTCCAGTTCCAGCAATAGCAGCACCGCCACCCGTCGAACCCGCTCCGGCTTCAGCAGTAACATCACCGCCACCCGTCGAATTTCGTCCGGCTCCAGCAACACCGCTACCTGTAGAGACTCCTTCAGATCGAGCAGTCCTGTCGCCACCAGACGCAGGAGAAGACATCATAGACAATGCGATGGCTGATGACTTTACTGACGATGATGAAGATTTGCCAGAATCGACGATCGATTTGCAGCCGCTAGCTCCAGCTCGCGTCGAGCTACTCGATGCGCTGTCTTTGCCATCTTCATCAGCACCAGCCGATTTATTTGCCGAATCGACAGATTTTGCAGAACCACCTGACTCGATCGATCTCGAACGCGCGGCAAATAGTTCAGCAGACGAACCTGAAGAACCTGAAATCGATCTAGAACTGGATCTGGCGACTAATAATGTCGTCAAATTATTTAATGGTGAAATTATCGATCGCGGTCGCGAACTATTCGATCGAATTGTGAATAATTAG
- a CDS encoding hypothetical protein (photosystem I subunit PsaK; maybe involved in the assembly of PSI monomers into trimers; active under low light conditions), with amino-acid sequence MLNATLLLAAIGPRSQEWSPTVAIVMSVCTVLGILAAGVAKKAGPMVGSFSAAQIIGGASFGQLIGVGATLGLTRLGII; translated from the coding sequence ATGTTAAATGCTACGTTATTGCTTGCTGCCATCGGCCCCAGAAGCCAAGAATGGTCGCCTACAGTCGCGATCGTCATGAGCGTTTGTACCGTACTCGGTATTTTAGCAGCAGGTGTCGCTAAAAAAGCTGGCCCCATGGTGGGGAGCTTCTCTGCGGCGCAAATAATTGGTGGTGCTTCATTCGGACAACTGATCGGCGTCGGTGCTACTCTGGGCTTAACTCGCTTGGGGATCATTTAA